In a genomic window of Spirosoma agri:
- a CDS encoding porin family protein, with protein sequence MNTKFLLSAFLVSCAGLAFGQGPAADYADDAFRFSDFSQSGTARFRGLGGNQTALGGDASNLFGNPAGLAFYNRSELSISPSFNLVNNQNTFLGTQTSSNGGKLNVGQLGLVLAGSSSNERRWRRTAFGVTYSQSTNFYDKIDARGTNRNPNSSIAQVYANNATAGNYSEAALSDDWDPSNNTVSFTEAGAYGLYLINPTNLGTNGSGPPYTRLASDASKAKDQRATLNRSGTHSQWTVSYAGNLDDKLYIGGSIALTRLRYSSEYTFLEAPINGIDFANYSQINRFDVTGNGINATLGLIYKLSNDLQVGATLTSPTFSSGHEAFAQTLAVNLAQNSNITLRRPNTVNVTSPYDNFDYSLQTPLRASGGATYFLGKGKIGFITATAEYVGYNGMRVRTSYFDAQQDNTDFKNDVKQVVRSTYQNVVNLRAGAEIRAGLLRLRAGVGYLPSAYKIDLDRVARGDRDKLLLSAGLGVRNDRFFADLSGSYLTYKTGFTAFQLPNESDTPTVATSNRNTNVMLSFGVFF encoded by the coding sequence ATGAATACAAAGTTTCTTCTCTCAGCCTTTTTGGTGAGTTGCGCGGGGCTGGCCTTCGGGCAGGGGCCGGCTGCCGACTATGCCGATGATGCCTTCCGTTTCTCCGATTTCTCGCAAAGTGGTACGGCCCGTTTTCGGGGTTTGGGTGGTAATCAGACGGCGCTCGGTGGTGATGCCAGCAACCTGTTCGGCAACCCGGCTGGTCTGGCGTTCTATAACCGCTCCGAATTGAGCATCAGCCCGTCGTTCAATCTGGTCAATAATCAAAATACGTTTCTGGGAACCCAAACGAGCAGCAACGGCGGCAAGCTGAACGTCGGGCAGCTAGGGCTAGTTCTGGCGGGCAGTTCCAGCAACGAACGGCGCTGGCGTCGAACGGCTTTCGGCGTAACCTATTCGCAGTCGACCAACTTCTACGACAAGATCGATGCGCGCGGCACAAACCGGAACCCAAACTCGTCTATTGCGCAAGTGTATGCCAACAATGCGACAGCCGGCAATTACAGTGAGGCTGCGTTAAGTGATGACTGGGATCCGTCAAATAATACGGTTAGCTTCACCGAAGCGGGTGCTTATGGACTCTATCTGATCAACCCGACAAACCTCGGTACCAATGGATCAGGACCGCCTTATACCCGCCTTGCCAGTGATGCATCAAAGGCGAAAGATCAGCGGGCCACGTTGAATCGTTCAGGTACGCACTCGCAATGGACCGTTTCTTACGCCGGGAATCTGGATGACAAATTATACATCGGTGGGTCGATCGCCCTAACCCGGTTGCGGTACTCGTCGGAGTACACATTCCTTGAAGCTCCGATAAATGGTATAGATTTTGCAAACTACAGTCAGATCAACCGGTTCGACGTAACGGGCAACGGCATCAATGCTACCTTGGGGTTGATCTACAAACTTAGCAATGATTTGCAGGTTGGTGCTACCTTAACGTCCCCGACGTTCAGCAGTGGGCACGAAGCATTTGCTCAGACACTGGCGGTCAATCTCGCGCAAAACTCGAATATAACGCTAAGGCGTCCAAACACAGTTAATGTTACCTCGCCTTATGATAACTTCGATTATTCGCTGCAAACTCCGTTGCGGGCGTCGGGTGGTGCTACGTATTTTCTGGGCAAAGGGAAGATCGGGTTCATCACGGCAACGGCTGAATACGTCGGGTACAATGGTATGCGGGTACGCACATCCTACTTCGACGCTCAGCAGGATAACACCGATTTTAAAAACGATGTCAAGCAGGTTGTTCGGTCCACTTACCAGAACGTAGTCAATTTGCGGGCGGGTGCTGAAATCCGGGCGGGTCTTTTGCGGCTGCGTGCTGGCGTCGGTTATTTACCGAGCGCGTATAAAATCGATCTGGATCGGGTGGCTCGTGGTGACCGCGACAAATTGCTCTTGTCGGCGGGTCTTGGCGTTCGGAATGATCGTTTCTTCGCCGATCTATCTGGTTCTTACCTAACGTATAAAACGGGTTTTACCGCGTTCCAGCTTCCTAACGAATCCGATACGCCAACCGTTGCTACCAGCAATCGCAATACCAACGTAATGCTTTCGTTCGGGGTATTCTTTTAA
- a CDS encoding alpha-amylase family glycosyl hydrolase: MKKLYMAISLSTLLLTMACRDTKKSQTEATNPTDSISVADPSAPDWAKNATIYEVNTRQFSKAGTFKAVEEQLPRLKELGVDIVWMMPIFPISQKNKKGSLGSPYAVADYRSVNPEFGTMDEFKSLVTRAHALGLRVILDWVPNHTGWDHTWVKEHPDWYTLVNGKMTVPVDPKTGKPTDWTDVADLDYGNPAMRKGMIDAMQYWVKECDIDGYRCDVAGYVPDDFWAELRPKLDSIKTVFMLAEWESDPNQFKSGFNMNYGWAIFAMMKNIAQGKLPVTSLDTLRASNQKLYPPWYYQMLFTQNHDENTQHGTLEESFGPSADAFIVLSSTLEGMPLVYNGMESNLNKRLAFFEKDTIAWGTYAKSDFFKTLLTLKHRNRALWNGTAGGKAEKIVTDHDEAIYAFSRQRDNDRVTVLINLSGQAQTFRLTGQGYEGMYMEVFSRQPMELKQDMSLTLKPWDYKVLTN; encoded by the coding sequence ATGAAGAAATTATATATGGCCATCTCACTCAGCACGCTGCTGTTGACAATGGCCTGCCGCGATACCAAAAAATCGCAAACGGAAGCGACCAATCCAACTGACTCGATCAGCGTTGCTGACCCATCGGCCCCCGATTGGGCTAAAAACGCCACGATTTATGAAGTCAACACCCGTCAATTTTCGAAAGCGGGCACGTTTAAAGCCGTTGAGGAACAATTACCCCGGCTGAAAGAGCTAGGCGTCGACATTGTCTGGATGATGCCTATTTTCCCAATCAGTCAAAAAAATAAGAAAGGCTCGCTGGGCAGTCCCTACGCGGTGGCCGATTACAGGTCGGTGAATCCTGAATTCGGGACAATGGACGAATTTAAATCATTGGTAACCCGTGCTCATGCGCTTGGTCTGCGGGTCATTCTGGACTGGGTACCCAACCACACCGGCTGGGATCATACCTGGGTAAAGGAACATCCGGACTGGTACACGCTGGTGAACGGCAAGATGACAGTACCCGTTGACCCGAAGACGGGCAAACCCACCGACTGGACCGATGTAGCGGATCTGGACTACGGCAACCCGGCCATGCGAAAAGGCATGATCGACGCGATGCAGTATTGGGTGAAAGAATGTGACATCGATGGCTACCGCTGTGATGTGGCGGGCTATGTGCCCGATGACTTCTGGGCTGAACTGCGCCCCAAGCTGGATTCGATCAAGACGGTGTTTATGCTGGCCGAATGGGAGAGCGATCCTAATCAGTTCAAGAGCGGTTTCAACATGAATTACGGCTGGGCCATTTTCGCGATGATGAAAAATATTGCGCAGGGAAAACTACCAGTCACCAGCCTCGATACGCTCCGGGCCAGTAACCAGAAGCTATATCCACCGTGGTATTATCAGATGCTTTTCACGCAGAATCACGATGAGAACACGCAACATGGCACCCTGGAGGAATCATTTGGTCCATCGGCGGATGCGTTTATTGTCCTGAGCAGCACGCTGGAAGGGATGCCACTTGTGTATAATGGTATGGAATCCAATCTGAACAAGCGACTGGCTTTCTTCGAGAAAGACACCATAGCCTGGGGGACGTATGCCAAGAGCGATTTCTTTAAAACGCTGCTTACACTCAAACACCGCAACCGGGCCCTCTGGAACGGTACGGCCGGGGGGAAAGCGGAGAAAATTGTGACGGATCACGATGAAGCCATTTATGCCTTCTCCCGCCAGCGCGATAATGATCGGGTAACGGTACTGATCAACCTGAGCGGTCAGGCGCAGACATTCCGCCTAACGGGGCAGGGCTACGAAGGGATGTACATGGAAGTGTTCAGCCGACAGCCGATGGAATTGAAACAGGATATGTCCCTCACGCTTAAACCGTGGGACTACAAAGTGCTGACCAATTAA
- the proS gene encoding proline--tRNA ligase, whose protein sequence is MAKAIPSRSENYSEWYNELVKRADLAENSAVRGCMVIKPYGFSIWEKMQRALDDMFKETGHSNAYFPLFIPKSFLSKEASHVEGFAKECAVVTHYRLKNAEDGSGVIVDPEAKLEEELIVRPTSETVIWSTYKNWIQSYRDLPLLVNQWANVVRWEMRTRIFLRTSEFLWQEGHTAHATSEEAQAETRQMLDVYATFAEEWMAMPVVRGTKTANERFAGADDTLCIEAMMQDGKALQAGTSHFLGQNFAKAFEVQFLNKQNQLDYVWGTSWGVSTRLMGALIMAHSDDDGLVLPPKLAPIQVVIVPIYRTDEQLEQLSAKIKPLVQELRKAGVSVKYDDSDANKPGWKFAEYELRGVPVRLAMGGRDLENGTVEIARRDLKTKETVPFDGLTERIKTLLDDIQQTIYNKALAFRTDNTFKVDTFGQFQEQLEKGGFLLAHWDGTSETEEAIKEATKATIRCIPFDQEPEEGVDIFSGKPSKGRVVFARAY, encoded by the coding sequence ATGGCAAAAGCAATTCCGTCCCGTAGTGAAAACTACTCCGAGTGGTATAATGAGTTAGTTAAGAGGGCCGATCTGGCCGAAAACTCAGCCGTTCGTGGCTGTATGGTTATCAAACCCTATGGTTTTTCGATCTGGGAAAAAATGCAGCGGGCACTGGACGATATGTTCAAGGAAACGGGCCACTCCAATGCGTATTTTCCGCTCTTTATTCCTAAATCGTTCCTGAGCAAAGAAGCCTCACACGTAGAAGGATTCGCCAAAGAATGTGCCGTTGTCACCCATTACCGGCTCAAAAACGCGGAAGACGGTTCGGGCGTGATCGTCGATCCGGAAGCCAAACTCGAAGAAGAACTGATCGTACGGCCAACCTCCGAAACGGTGATCTGGAGCACGTATAAAAACTGGATTCAGTCGTACCGCGATTTGCCGCTGCTGGTGAACCAGTGGGCTAACGTCGTTCGGTGGGAAATGCGGACGCGTATTTTTCTGCGTACATCCGAATTTCTGTGGCAGGAAGGGCACACCGCCCACGCTACGTCCGAGGAAGCACAGGCCGAAACGCGCCAGATGCTCGACGTGTACGCTACGTTTGCCGAAGAGTGGATGGCAATGCCCGTTGTTCGCGGCACTAAAACGGCAAACGAACGTTTCGCCGGCGCTGACGATACGCTGTGTATCGAAGCCATGATGCAGGATGGTAAGGCACTTCAGGCCGGAACGTCGCACTTTTTAGGGCAAAATTTTGCGAAAGCCTTCGAGGTGCAATTTCTTAATAAACAGAACCAACTGGATTACGTGTGGGGTACGTCGTGGGGCGTTTCCACGCGGTTGATGGGCGCGCTGATTATGGCGCACTCCGACGATGACGGCCTGGTGCTACCGCCGAAACTGGCTCCGATACAGGTCGTTATCGTGCCTATTTATCGGACTGATGAACAGCTTGAACAGCTTTCGGCTAAAATTAAACCGCTGGTGCAGGAGTTGCGGAAGGCGGGCGTTTCAGTTAAATACGATGACTCGGATGCGAACAAACCCGGCTGGAAATTTGCGGAATATGAACTTCGGGGCGTTCCGGTTCGGTTGGCGATGGGTGGTCGTGATCTCGAAAACGGTACCGTTGAAATTGCCCGTCGTGATCTGAAAACCAAAGAGACCGTACCGTTCGATGGCCTGACCGAGCGCATCAAAACGTTGCTCGACGACATTCAGCAGACGATCTATAACAAGGCACTTGCGTTCCGTACGGACAACACATTCAAGGTCGATACGTTCGGGCAGTTTCAGGAACAACTCGAAAAAGGGGGATTCCTGCTGGCGCACTGGGACGGGACATCTGAAACCGAAGAAGCGATTAAGGAAGCGACCAAAGCCACGATTCGCTGTATTCCGTTCGATCAGGAGCCAGAAGAGGGTGTTGATATCTTTTCGGGTAAACCGTCGAAAGGGCGGGTTGTGTTTGCCCGCGCTTATTAA
- the dapA gene encoding 4-hydroxy-tetrahydrodipicolinate synthase, whose amino-acid sequence MDTKLHGVGVAIVTPFNADHSIDFDGFGRIIRHISDGGVRYIVLQGTTGESPTVTKQEKKQLLQYLKENNPKNLPVVFGVGGNVTSEVVAGMRDIDFEGVDAILSVCPYYNKPGKRGVIEHFTRIADASPVPVILYNIPFRTGINMTAETICELAQHPNIIGVKEASCIIEQCMEIARDKPDDFLLISGDDVQAIPIISIGGVGVMSVIANALPAKFTGMIEAALQGNFAFAQKELGHFLRIDPLLYEEGNPVGVKNILEIMGLASAEVRLPLMKASDDLSERQKAVLQRDSLLELVA is encoded by the coding sequence ATGGACACTAAACTTCACGGCGTCGGCGTAGCCATTGTAACACCCTTCAACGCTGACCATTCAATTGACTTCGACGGCTTCGGTCGCATTATTCGGCACATTTCCGATGGGGGCGTCCGCTACATAGTCCTACAGGGCACAACCGGCGAATCGCCAACGGTGACCAAACAGGAGAAGAAACAGTTGTTGCAGTATCTCAAGGAAAATAATCCTAAAAATCTGCCAGTCGTATTTGGGGTGGGTGGTAACGTAACGTCCGAGGTGGTAGCGGGGATGCGTGATATTGATTTCGAGGGTGTCGATGCGATTCTGTCAGTTTGTCCGTATTACAATAAGCCGGGGAAACGGGGTGTGATCGAACACTTCACGCGTATTGCCGATGCCAGCCCAGTACCTGTTATTCTGTACAATATTCCATTCCGGACCGGAATTAATATGACGGCAGAAACGATTTGCGAGCTCGCTCAGCACCCTAACATCATTGGCGTCAAAGAAGCTTCGTGCATCATCGAACAGTGCATGGAGATTGCCCGCGACAAACCCGACGATTTCCTTTTGATCTCCGGCGATGACGTGCAGGCTATCCCCATCATCAGCATCGGTGGCGTGGGTGTCATGTCGGTTATTGCCAATGCACTACCGGCCAAATTTACGGGTATGATTGAAGCCGCCTTGCAGGGTAATTTTGCCTTCGCCCAGAAAGAGCTTGGTCATTTTCTGCGGATTGATCCGCTGTTGTATGAAGAGGGTAATCCGGTTGGCGTAAAAAATATTCTGGAAATCATGGGACTGGCTTCGGCGGAAGTACGGTTGCCGCTGATGAAAGCATCCGACGATTTGAGCGAACGCCAGAAAGCGGTTCTTCAGCGAGACAGCTTACTGGAATTGGTCGCGTAG
- a CDS encoding FKBP-type peptidyl-prolyl cis-trans isomerase: MAQAKSGDTVQVHYTGTLPDGTVFDSSEGRTPLEFTVGSGQVIKGFDEGVAGMNQGERKTINIPVEDAYGPANEEMIFTLNRSDIPNDIPLEVGMTLNMHEDGNPRPIPVIVRDLTETNVTLDANHPLAGQELVFDVELVGVKSPSGLIL; the protein is encoded by the coding sequence ATGGCACAGGCAAAATCCGGCGATACCGTTCAGGTGCATTATACCGGCACTCTACCCGATGGAACCGTATTTGATTCATCGGAGGGCCGCACCCCTCTGGAGTTTACCGTTGGTAGTGGTCAGGTCATCAAAGGCTTCGACGAAGGCGTAGCCGGGATGAACCAGGGCGAACGAAAAACCATCAATATTCCGGTGGAAGACGCTTATGGCCCCGCGAACGAAGAGATGATCTTCACCTTGAACCGCTCCGATATTCCAAACGATATTCCGCTTGAAGTAGGCATGACGCTGAACATGCACGAAGATGGTAATCCACGGCCCATTCCGGTGATTGTTCGTGACCTGACAGAAACGAACGTAACACTGGATGCCAACCATCCGTTGGCCGGTCAGGAACTGGTGTTCGATGTCGAACTGGTCGGTGTAAAGTCGCCGTCTGGCTTGATTCTGTAA
- a CDS encoding thioredoxin family protein yields MSTQSSIITPELLASAYTYEQYVALSNELLAQSRTTSEAPSYNTPEILGYAKLNIHRMNRLDKLTALTTELKAALAGIAEPWTWLVLTESWCGDAAQSIPVLHHMAEQSPQVSIRFLLRDKNPDLINAYLTNGGKSIPKLICVRTTDLKELGSWGPRPAQLQVLFTEWQNKMPFPELAEKLQRWYNDDRTQAIQREFLELITAWRAIR; encoded by the coding sequence ATGTCAACACAATCGTCAATCATCACACCGGAGCTACTGGCTTCGGCTTATACGTATGAGCAATATGTTGCTCTTTCCAATGAACTGCTGGCGCAGAGTCGCACAACATCGGAAGCGCCCAGCTACAACACGCCCGAAATTCTGGGCTATGCCAAACTGAATATTCACCGGATGAACCGGTTAGATAAATTGACGGCGCTCACGACGGAATTAAAGGCTGCACTGGCCGGGATAGCTGAACCCTGGACCTGGCTCGTTCTGACTGAATCGTGGTGTGGCGATGCTGCTCAATCGATTCCGGTGCTGCATCATATGGCCGAGCAATCGCCACAGGTGTCGATTCGTTTCCTATTGCGGGACAAAAACCCTGATCTTATCAATGCCTACCTGACAAACGGTGGCAAATCAATTCCCAAGCTTATCTGTGTACGCACGACCGATCTGAAAGAGCTGGGTTCGTGGGGACCGCGCCCGGCCCAGTTGCAGGTGTTATTCACGGAGTGGCAAAACAAGATGCCTTTCCCTGAACTGGCCGAAAAGCTCCAGCGGTGGTATAATGATGACCGCACTCAAGCGATACAGCGCGAATTTCTGGAACTCATAACGGCATGGCGGGCTATCCGGTAA
- a CDS encoding PadR family transcriptional regulator → MDATGNEFLRGTLKTIVLKLLAEQLPAGQGRMYGYEITQAVKERTKGEITLTFGALYPVLHKLEQEGFLVTDTEEVEGRLRKYYSLTPTGTQAAAQKVSDFERFMEAMRVLLSPLPNLATGH, encoded by the coding sequence ATGGATGCAACAGGCAATGAATTTCTTCGGGGTACGCTTAAAACAATCGTCCTGAAGTTACTGGCTGAACAATTGCCAGCGGGCCAGGGCAGAATGTATGGCTATGAGATTACGCAGGCCGTTAAGGAACGAACGAAGGGTGAAATAACGCTGACGTTTGGCGCGCTCTATCCCGTATTGCATAAACTGGAACAGGAAGGCTTTCTGGTAACGGATACCGAAGAAGTGGAGGGCCGCCTTCGTAAGTACTATTCCCTCACACCAACGGGCACCCAGGCAGCCGCCCAAAAAGTATCTGATTTTGAACGGTTTATGGAAGCCATGCGCGTCCTGCTTTCTCCGTTACCCAATCTGGCTACAGGCCACTGA
- the ligA gene encoding NAD-dependent DNA ligase LigA, with protein sequence MTPQERINELTDRLNAYNYQYYQKSVSEVDDFTFDQLLAELASLETQHPDFRRPDSPTARVGGTISKEFTTVYHRFPMLSLGNTYSEEDLVEFDNRVRKGLNGQEYEYVCELKFDGVALSMTYENGVLVQGATRGDGVRGDDITNNIRTIRTVPLRVSGDHIPPLFEVRGEGFLPLAEFDRINKEREDIGEPLLANPRNAASGTFKQQDSAAVAKRRLDCYLYSFLSNTDEFQTHEESLIALTTWGFNVSQTWRKCVDIKEIMLFINEWETRRFELPLGTDGIVIKVNRYDQQRELGYTAKSPRWAIAFKYKALAASTVLNDIRYQVGRTGAVTPVALLTPVLLAGTVVKRASLHNANEIERLGVMLHDTVFVEKGGEIIPKITGVDTSKRTDQSRPISYPTTCPACGTSLVRRESEANFYCPNERGCPPQRQARFEHFIQRRAMNIESLGEGKIELLIDRGLVQTPADLYQLTSENLLGIEKVFEDEETGKRRVVSFREKTVENILTAIERSKAQPFQSVLFALGIRYVGNTTAEKLADYFGSMDAIINASQEALLAVPDTGPRIAESVVIWFADPENRAYVAQLRAAGLQFAGEKKVVEREGDTLEGKTFLYSGTFANFSREELEARIAANGGRVLSGISKKLNYLIVGENAGPSKLEKAKKLNVPMITEDEFMAMLVV encoded by the coding sequence ATGACACCTCAGGAGCGTATTAACGAATTGACCGACCGTCTAAACGCCTACAATTACCAGTACTACCAGAAGAGCGTTTCGGAAGTGGACGATTTTACGTTCGATCAGTTACTGGCCGAACTAGCCAGCCTGGAAACGCAACACCCCGACTTTCGTCGGCCCGATTCGCCAACCGCCCGCGTCGGGGGGACCATTAGTAAGGAGTTTACCACTGTCTATCACCGGTTTCCGATGCTGTCGCTGGGAAATACGTACTCGGAGGAAGACCTCGTTGAATTCGACAACCGCGTGCGTAAAGGACTAAACGGACAGGAATACGAGTACGTTTGTGAACTGAAATTCGACGGCGTTGCGCTGAGCATGACCTACGAAAATGGGGTGCTGGTGCAGGGAGCCACGCGGGGCGATGGGGTTCGGGGGGATGATATTACCAACAATATTCGCACGATCCGGACCGTGCCCCTGCGCGTGAGTGGTGACCATATTCCCCCGCTGTTTGAAGTTCGGGGCGAAGGTTTTTTACCGTTGGCCGAATTTGACCGCATTAACAAAGAGCGTGAAGATATTGGCGAACCGTTATTGGCAAATCCCAGAAACGCGGCCTCCGGTACGTTCAAGCAGCAGGACTCGGCGGCTGTCGCGAAACGGCGCCTGGATTGCTACCTTTATTCGTTCCTGTCGAACACCGATGAATTCCAGACGCATGAAGAAAGCCTAATCGCGTTGACAACCTGGGGTTTCAACGTGTCGCAGACGTGGCGTAAATGCGTTGACATCAAAGAGATAATGCTCTTCATCAATGAGTGGGAAACCCGGCGCTTCGAGCTTCCGCTCGGCACCGATGGTATCGTAATTAAAGTCAATCGATACGATCAGCAGCGCGAGTTAGGCTACACGGCTAAAAGTCCGCGCTGGGCGATTGCGTTCAAATACAAAGCTCTGGCCGCCAGTACAGTCCTGAATGACATCCGGTATCAGGTAGGACGGACGGGAGCCGTAACGCCCGTTGCCCTGCTGACCCCTGTATTGCTGGCCGGAACGGTTGTCAAACGGGCGTCACTCCACAACGCCAACGAGATCGAGCGGCTGGGTGTTATGCTACACGATACTGTGTTTGTGGAAAAAGGGGGCGAAATTATTCCGAAGATTACGGGTGTAGACACGTCGAAGCGGACCGACCAGAGCCGCCCGATCAGTTACCCGACCACGTGCCCGGCCTGCGGAACATCATTGGTTCGACGCGAAAGCGAAGCCAATTTTTATTGCCCGAACGAGCGCGGTTGCCCTCCGCAGCGGCAGGCCCGTTTTGAGCACTTCATTCAGCGTCGGGCCATGAATATCGAGAGTCTTGGTGAAGGAAAAATAGAATTGCTCATCGACCGGGGACTGGTGCAAACACCCGCCGATCTGTATCAGCTCACCAGCGAGAATCTGTTGGGGATCGAAAAGGTGTTCGAGGACGAAGAAACCGGCAAGCGTCGCGTTGTCAGTTTCCGGGAAAAGACGGTTGAGAATATTCTGACGGCTATTGAACGCTCCAAAGCGCAACCGTTCCAGAGCGTTCTATTCGCATTGGGAATTCGATACGTGGGTAACACGACCGCCGAAAAGCTGGCCGATTATTTTGGTTCGATGGATGCGATTATAAACGCCAGTCAGGAAGCCCTTCTGGCGGTTCCGGATACAGGGCCCCGTATTGCGGAGAGCGTTGTCATTTGGTTTGCCGACCCCGAAAACCGGGCTTATGTAGCGCAGTTACGGGCGGCTGGTTTACAGTTTGCGGGTGAGAAAAAAGTCGTTGAACGCGAGGGGGATACCCTGGAAGGTAAAACATTTCTCTATAGCGGAACCTTCGCCAACTTCAGCCGGGAAGAACTCGAAGCGCGCATTGCCGCTAATGGGGGTCGCGTTTTGAGCGGTATTTCCAAAAAACTGAATTACCTGATCGTTGGCGAAAATGCGGGGCCATCGAAACTGGAAAAAGCAAAAAAACTCAACGTACCCATGATCACCGAAGATGAGTTTATGGCCATGCTGGTGGTGTAA
- the rpe gene encoding ribulose-phosphate 3-epimerase: protein MTQPFIAPSLLAADFANLQRDLDLINRSEADYLHFDVMDGEFVPNISFGFPILEVVRKYCQKPVDVHLMIAQPDRYIDAFADGGASVIHVHYEACTHLHRTLTRIREMGCRAGVALNPHTPVDGLEDVLEQIDVVLIMSVNPGFGGQSFIPHTLQKVAKLKQLLVASRSSALIEIDGGVGLTNASALVGAGADILVAGSSVFGASDPMKAIQQLKDCQQPSIA, encoded by the coding sequence ATGACTCAGCCTTTCATTGCGCCTTCGCTCTTGGCAGCCGACTTTGCCAACCTGCAACGGGATCTGGATTTAATAAACCGTAGCGAAGCCGATTATTTGCATTTCGATGTGATGGACGGCGAATTTGTACCGAATATCTCCTTCGGCTTTCCGATTCTGGAAGTCGTTCGTAAGTACTGCCAGAAACCGGTGGACGTTCACCTGATGATTGCCCAGCCCGATCGGTATATCGACGCTTTCGCCGATGGGGGTGCATCAGTCATTCATGTTCATTACGAAGCCTGCACACACCTGCATCGGACGCTGACCCGTATACGGGAAATGGGATGTCGGGCGGGCGTAGCCCTGAACCCACATACGCCCGTTGACGGCTTGGAGGACGTGCTGGAGCAAATCGATGTCGTGCTGATCATGTCCGTCAACCCAGGGTTCGGTGGTCAGTCGTTCATACCGCATACCCTTCAGAAAGTGGCTAAATTGAAACAGCTGCTGGTTGCCAGCCGTTCATCGGCTCTGATCGAGATCGACGGTGGTGTCGGCCTTACGAATGCGTCTGCGTTGGTCGGTGCCGGTGCCGATATACTGGTGGCGGGTAGTTCGGTTTTTGGCGCGAGTGATCCCATGAAGGCCATTCAACAATTGAAAGACTGCCAGCAACCGTCTATTGCCTGA
- a CDS encoding DUF3782 domain-containing protein — translation MEATTNFDDIHQILREIAKSQQETDRITRQNAKMLGDLGNKFGSFTEGMAFPSMEKVLRKQFGLTTITTNYKTEYGPDTLEVDVLGIANGQINTVVLVEVKSHLKERDIEQLLKNLDRFRRFHPEYAGKKLYGILASVQGTREVKQKAMDAGLFVASIHDEVFELKTPAYFVPTNFSLNLDQ, via the coding sequence GTGGAAGCGACAACCAATTTTGATGATATTCACCAGATTCTGCGCGAAATAGCGAAAAGTCAGCAGGAAACAGATCGAATAACGCGGCAAAACGCCAAAATGCTTGGTGATCTGGGTAATAAATTTGGGTCATTCACGGAGGGCATGGCCTTTCCCTCGATGGAGAAAGTGCTTCGGAAACAGTTCGGACTGACAACCATCACCACAAATTACAAAACTGAATATGGGCCTGATACGTTGGAAGTAGACGTGCTGGGCATTGCCAATGGACAGATTAATACGGTTGTTTTAGTAGAAGTAAAGAGCCATCTCAAGGAGCGCGATATTGAACAGCTATTGAAAAATCTGGATCGCTTCCGGCGTTTTCATCCCGAATATGCCGGTAAGAAATTATACGGTATTCTGGCTAGTGTACAGGGCACTCGGGAAGTCAAACAGAAAGCGATGGATGCCGGCCTGTTCGTTGCGTCTATTCATGATGAGGTATTTGAACTGAAAACCCCTGCTTACTTTGTTCCGACAAACTTCTCCCTCAATTTGGACCAATAA